One Comamonas odontotermitis genomic window, GCCAGTCGGTGCTCCGCTACCTGGGCTACTTCGTATCCACCATCCCTCTGGGGCTGGGGTTGATCTGGGTGGCATTCGACCCACGCAAGCAGGGCTGGCATGACAAGATGGCCAATACCGTCGTGGTGCGCAAAAAGGGCGGGCGTACGCAGGCGGTGGCATTCAAAGGCTCGGACAAGCCTTGAAATCATGCGTGTCGCGCAGCTGCAGACCGCTTACGCTCCTATCGCGATAGCAATTTACCCCGCCTTCGGCGTCCAGCGCAACGTCAGCGCCGCAACCACCGGAGGCAACACAAAACACCACATGCCCAGGGCGACGTAGGCCAGAGCCGCCAGCGCGCAACCCACGGCAAAGCTGGCGATGGCGGGGAGCATCTTGCGCAGGCGACCGGTGGCCGCCTTGCGCCCCTCACCTTGCAGGCCCTTGAACAGGTCCGCCAGATCGATCATGACCTGGGTGGTATTGCCTGTCATCAAGGTTGACGGCGGCAATTGGGCCAGATGCATGCGTTGCATGGCATTCTGCACCGCCATCGCGCACACCATCAGCATGCCAGCGGCAAATGCGGGCAGCGCGTCGCTGTCGGCAAAGGGGCCAAAAGCCAGCATCAGTGCCGCCGCCAGTGCCAGCAGCAGCACCTGGGCCGCAACCAGGCGGCGCATGGGTGCCTTTTGCCGCGCCACCATTGCGTTGCTGGCCAGACGCGTCAGCACCACCGCGGCGCAGAAGACAGGCAGCGCCAGCAGCTTGGAGACCGCACCTGCGCTGCCGTGGATCAGCGCCGCGCCGAGTGTTACGAAGTTGCCTGTCACATGCGCCGCAAACAGGCCATTGAGCGCCAGAAACCCCGCCGTATCCACATAACCGGCGTTGAAGCCCAACAGATGGCTCAAGGGAGCGGGAGTGGTAGCGGCTTCTGGCATGGGCAATCCTGACGAGGGTGGAGTTCAAGGCTGCTGGCCGTCTTGCCGGGCCAGGTATCTCTCGATCCGCGAATCAGGCAGGAACCAGAGCGCAGCCATCGCAGTGAAAATGGAAAACGCAGCCATGGTGCTGTAGAAGCTGACGACGATGGCCAGAGCGTACACCGGAAGGGATATCTTGCCCTTCAGGTCCTTTCCGAGGGTGTTGGCAAGCACGGAATCCTTGCCTTCCGAGACGATGATGACACGCTCCAGCCCCCAGTACGAGAGCGCGCACATGAACAGTACTGCAGCGTAGAGCGCCGTGGGCAGCGCCAGCAACCCCGATTTTCCAGCCCAGGTGGTCGTGAGCGGAATCATGGTGAGCCAGAACAGCAGGTTCAGGTTGGCCCACATGATGCGGCCATTGATGCCACGCACCACCAGGAAAAGGTGGTGGTGGTTGTTCCAGTAGATACCGACGTAGATGAAACTGAGCACATAGCCAAAGAAGTTGTGCGCTTCCTTCCACAGGCCGACCCAGGTGAATTCGGCAGGCAGCTGGATCTGGTAGAGCATCAGCGTCAGGCTCACCGAGATGACGCCGTCGCTGAAGGATTCAAGCCGGCCTTTGTTCATGGCGATGCTCCGTCCGTCAGAGGGGCTGCTGGCGAAAGGCCAGGCTGGCCAGGTACAGCACGGTCAGCATGAAAGGCAGCACACTCCAGAAACCCAGGTGGTGGTATAGCACCGCGCCCAGAAAGGCGCCCAGCACAAAGCCCCCCACGATGCTGCCGCTCCTGAGCAAAGCCTGGCCCTGCGCGCGGCCGGGCTGGCGCACATAGTTGGACAGGTCGATGCCGAACTGCGTGGTGTTGCCCGTCATCATGGTGCTCGGGCTGATGTGCTTGATCAGCGTCTTGCTGGCCGTGTTGCGTATGGCCAGTGCGATCAGGCCCAGCCCTCCGGTCAGCGCCAACGCAGCGGCATCCGGGTTGCGGAATGGCTCCAGCTGCAGGCCGGCAGCCATGAAGCCGATGAGAAATACGGCCTCTGCCACAAACAGCCAGCCCAGGGTTCGGTGAGGCCGGGGCGACCGGCTGCAGCGGTCTATCCACATCTTGGTGAGCATGACCGTGGCAATGAACAGCGGGATCGCTCCCAGCTTGATCCACAGGCCTGCCCCGCCTTTGACAAATGCCGCCCCAGCCAGCACCAGATTGCCGGTCACATGGGCGGTGAAGAAGCCCAGCAGCGCGATGAAACCGATCGTGTCGATGGCGCCGCCCACAATCGTGAGCAGCACAGGCGCGCGGCATTGCACCCAAAGACCCGGCGCCGCAACAGGCGATGTGCCGTCGGCATCCATCATGCGGCCTCCTTTTCTCGCAGATCCAGCCAGGCCACCAGCAGAAAACCGCCCACCAGGCCCAGATGCTCGGAAAACGAATTGGCAGCCATGAATCGCTCCTGACCCGGGGGCAACTCCCAGAACCGCAGTGCCAGCAAGGTGGCCAGCAGCGTGAAGCCACCCAAGGCCAGCGCGCCCAGCCAGCGCAGCCGCCCGATGAGAATCAACGCCGAAGCACCCAGCTCCAGCGCTATCACGAGCCCTGCGAATACGGGCGCGGGCGCCAGCCCGAAATGCGCCATCTCCGCCATGGCGGCGGGAAAATCGCTGAGCTTGACCAGCCCGCCCTGCAGATACGCCGCACACAGAGCCAGGTACGCCAACCAGCGCAGGGCTGTGCTGCCAAAGACCGGACGCGCCATCGCAGCCAGGCGGCCTTCAAGACGCAGGCGTGTCATCCCGTCCCCTCTCAAACCATCCAGCATGAACACCCCAGCGCGCCAAAGAAGCTCTTGGGGTCAGACGACGGCACGCTGGAGGCCCAGGCATCGGCATGGCTGTGGCCATGCAGACCACAATGGGTACCGCAACCGCAGGCAGCAGCCATATTGTGGTAGCGGGCCGGGTTCAGCGAGTTTCTGCCAGCGCCCTCGGGCTCACCCCAGGCACCATAGCCCTTGAAGGTGCGCGTGGGCGACCAATCCGGCATGGCCGGGGGCAGCGGATTATCGTCCAGCGCAGCAAAATCGCTCTCGCCATAGACCACACGGCCTCCGACGACGGTCAGGTGCGAAGTGAGGAACGATATTTCGTCCTCCGGCACCTGGAAGAAGTCCTTGCTGGGAACGATGAAGTCGGCCAACTGGCCTGCCGAGATGCGGCCACGCCTGCCTTCCTCGTTGCTGAACCAGGCGACGTTCTCGGTCCACATGCGCAGGGCCGTCTCACGGTCCAGCAGATTGCGCTGCGGGTACAGCTGCATGCCGCCCAGCGTCTTGCCCGTCACCATCCACGACAGCGACACCCAGGGGTTGTACGATGCCACACGCGTGGCGTCGGTGCCTGCGGAGACCTTGACGCCCTTTTCCAGCATGCGCTTGACAGGTGGCGTGGCTTCGGCGGCGCGCGCGCCGTAGCGCTCGATGAAGTATTCGCCCTGGTAAGCCATGCGGTGCTGCACGGCAATGCCACCGCCCAGCGCAGCGATGCGGTCGATGGATCGGTCGGAGATGGTCTCGGCATGATCGAAGAACCAGTGGATGCCGGTCAGCGGCGTGTCGCGGTGGACTTTCTCGAACACATCAAGCGCGCGGGTGATGGTTTCGTCATAGGTTGCATGCAGACGCCAGGGCCAGCGGTTCTGCACCAGCACGCGCACCACTTCTTCGAGGTCACCCTCCATATTGGCGGGCATGTCGGGGCGCGGCTGGCGAAAGTCTTCGAAATCGGCCGCCGAATACACCAGCATTTCGCCCGCACCGTTGTGGCGGAAATAATCGTCGCCCTGCTTGTATTTGACCGAGGAGGTCCATTTGAGAAAGTCGGCCTTCTCTTCCTTGGGCTTTTGCGTGAAGAGGTTGTAGGCCAGCCGCACTGTGATCTGCCCCGCATCGGCCAGCTTCTGGATGACCTCGTAATCCTCCGGGTAGTTCTGAAAGCCACCACCCGCGTCGATCACACCAGTCACGCCCAGGCGGTTGAGCTCGCGCATGAAGTGGCGCGTGGAGTTGACCTGGTAGTCGAGCGGCAACTTGGGGCCCTTGGCCAGCGTGGCATAAAGAATGGTGGCGTTGGGCTTGGCCAGCAGCAGGCCGCTGGGGTTGCCTGCAGCGTCATGCACGATCTCGCCACCGGGCGGCGCCGGGGTGTTCTTGGTGTAGCCCACCGCACGCAGTGCAGCACCGTTGAGCAGCGCGCGGTCGTACAGGTGCAGCAGAAACACCGGTGTGTCGGGGGCAATCGCATTGATCTCCTGCAATGTGGGCAGGCGCTTTTCAACAAACTGGTGCTCGGTAAAGCCACCCACCACGCGCACCCACTGCGGCGCCGGGGTAACGGCCACTTGGCGCTTGAGCATGTCCAGCGCATCGGCCAGCGAGCGCACGCCATCCCAGCGCAGCTCCAGGTTGTAGTTCAGGCCACCGCGCACGACATGGGTGTGGTTGTCGAACAGGCCGGGCAGCACGCTCCTGCGCTTCAAGTCCACGCGCCGGGTATTGTCGCCCGCCAGGGCCAGAATCTCCTGGTCATCGCCTACCGCAACAAAACGACCGGCCTTGACCGCCACGGCGCTGGCCAGGGGCTTGCTACGGTCCAGTGTGGTGATCCGGCCATTGAAGAAAATGGCATCGGGATGGGTGTCGGACATGGTGGAAGCTCCTTGTTGGTCGGCGGCGTCAGCTGGGCGGCCCCATAAGCCGCCCAATGCCAGAGATGTTGCAGCGCTCAGAATGTTTCGGCGGGAAGTCATGTGTCTACCTCTCTGAAATGTCCGAGCGGCGCCGCGCTCGGCGGGCCCGCTGCGGGCTCAGGCTTGCGGGTCGCCGGGTTTGGTTTCTGCCGCCTGCCCAGGCGCAGCTTGCCGCCCGGGCAACTGCCCCAGCACATGCTCGGTGGCCTGCGTCTGTTGGCAGGCCGCGCCGAAAGCCGTACCACGCAGCAGTTGCTTGCCTACAGGAATGGCCTGCTCCCCCACCAGAATGCCCAGCAGCCCCACCAGGGCCACCAAAGGGGGCGCTGGCGAGCGCACCTGAAGCAAACTGTAGACCACGCCGACCAGAAGGCCGGCGCCCAGCGATAGTGCATAGAGCTTCATGGCATCGTGCCTGTTCGGACTGCTGCGGATACGGTCAGGCCTTGGCCGGGTTGGGGCCCACGCGCTCGCCGTGCTGCGCGCGCTCGGGCGCCTTGTGCACCATGGTGTAGGCGTAGTCCACGCCCATGCCGTAGGCGCCCGAATGCTCACGCACGATGTCCATCACCGCATCGTAGGTGCCGCGGCGTGCCCAGTCACGCTGCCATTCCAGCAGTACCTGCTGCCAGGTCACGGGCACCACACCGGCCTGCACCATGCGGTCCATGGCGTAGTTGTGCGCATCCAGCGATGTGCCGCCCGAGGCATCGGCCACCATGTAGATTTCATAGTCGGTATCGTGCAGGCACGACAGGGCAAACGTGGTGTTGCACACTTCGGTCCACAGTCCCGAAACCACCACTTTCTTGCGGCCCTGGGCAGCGCCCGCTGCCAGTGCATCGCGTACGTTCTGGTCGTCCCAGGAGTTCATCGAGGTGCGCTCCAGAATCTGGTGCTCGGGAAACACCCCCAGCAGCTCGGGATAGGTGTGGCCAGAGAAGCTCTCGGTCTCCACCGTCGTGATCGTGGCCGGAACGCCAAAGACCTTGGCCGCCTTGGCCAGGCCTACGACATTGTTCTTGAGTACCTGGCGGTCGATGGACTGCACGCCAAAGGCCATCTGGGGCTGCTGGTCGATGAAGATGATCTGGCTGTTGGCCGGTGTCAGGATTTCGAGAAGGTTGGTTCTGGACATGGTGACCGCTTTCAAATGCTGAAGGGCTGAATTGGGAGGCAGGAACCGGAGATTCCGGATTCAGTGCAAGGGCAGTCTAGAAGCCAGACATGGTGTTGAGAAGCCAAGGAATGGAATTCCACCCTTTCCATTTTTGACATCCACAAACCCGGCTGGTACTGGCATATTGCAGGGGTGTTTCAATGTGCCGAGCGGCCGATGCCATGAACAAATTGCCAGATCTGGAAGCGTGGGCGATCTTTGCCAAGGTTGCGGAAACAGGGTCATTCGCCCGCACCGCAACAGAGTTGGCCTTGTCACAGGCCACGGTGTCCAAAGCCATCTCCCGCCTCGAAGGGCGGATCAAGACCAGCCTGTTTCACCGAACCTCACGGCGCATCACGCTGACCGACGCCGGAGCGGGCGCCCTGGAGCGGGCATCGCGCATCCTGCAGGAGGGAGAAGCCGTCGAAGCCGATATCACCGACCGTTCGGCGAGCCTGCGAGGGCAGTTGCGCATTGCAGCGCCGATGTCATTCGGCATCACGCGGCTGGCACCGGTCCTGCCCCGGTTCATGCAGATGTACCCCGATGTGGAGTTGCACCTTCAGTTTGCCGACGAACAGGAGGATCTGGTCCGCGACCGGTTCGATCTGGCATTGCGGATTGCCAATCTCGGCGACTCCAGCCTGATCGCGCGCCGGTTGTGCCAGGTGCCGATCCTGCTGGTGGGCGCTCCTGAATACTTCAAACGCCATGGCCATCCCAGCCACCCCAGCGAGCTGGCGCAGCACAAGGGCCTGCAATACAGCCTCGCGCACTATGGAAAAACCTGGCGCTTTCGCCACGCAGAGCATGGTGAATATACCCAGGCGATCCCTTTTCAGCTGCAGGTGAACAATGCCGAGGCGCTGCAGCCCGCCTTGCTGGCGGGCATGGGCCTGGCCTTGCAGCCCTCTTTTCTGGTGTGGCAGGAGCTGAGCGATGGCCGTTTGCAGACCACGCTGCCTGGCTGGGAGGCCGATGTGCTCTCGCTCAGCATCGTGACTCCGCCCAGCCGCACCCGCCCGGCGCGGGTACAGGCATTCATGGACTACGCTGCGCAGGAGTTCCAGAGCAAGCCTTGGGCGCGGGTGGAAGAGGAATGCGCAGTTCTGGAGCCTCCGTCGCAATGACCGACCATGCACCGCGCCAGCTCATTCAGCCTGCGCGCGCTGCTCCGGCCAGAGGCGCGGGCTGGCGGCGCCCCCAGTTCATCACCGCCGTGCCAGCCACCGCCAAGGCGCCACCCACGAGCATGGATGCATCGACCTGCTCACCCAGCCACAGGGCCGAGCAGATGACACCGATCACCGGCACCAGGGTGATGTAGCCTGACGCGGCGCCCGCACCCAGCGCCTTGACACCATCAAAATACCAGGCATAGGCCAGGGCCGTGGAGCCCCAGGCAAGAAACAACAGAGCGCCCCATGCCGTGCTCCCCGCATGCACAACGCCAGCCATGCCTTGCGGGCCTTCCACCACCAGGCTGGCCAGCAGCAGCATGATCGCCCCCATGGTGGAGGTGACTGCCGTGGTCGAGAGCGCATCCACCCCGGTCAGGATGGCCCGGCCGATCAGGGTATAGCTCACCCAGCACACCACGCAGCCCAGAATCATCAACTCTCCCACGCCTACGCCGGAGCTGAGCAGTTGCAGCGGATTGCCGTGCGATATGACGAGCGCCGCGCCCATGGCGGCCACCAGCATACCCAGACCAATGATGCGATTGAGCCGTTCCTTGAAAATCCACGCTGCCAGCAGCAAGGTGACCACCGGGTTGAGGGTGATCACCAGGGCCGCCTTGCTCGCTGGCAGGTGTTGCAAGCCACTCAGAAAGAATGCGGCGTAGCCAAACACCCCCGTCGCGGCTGCTGCAGCCATGCCCAGCCACCGCCGGGCCGACCAGGTCTTGAGCTGGCCCATCCCCCCTGCCATGTACATCCATGGCAGCAGCACCAAGGCCGCGAGCACAAAGCGCAGGCCCGATGCGGCCAGCGGCGGCATGTGCTGCGCCACCATGCGCCCGGCGGGCCACGACGCCCCCCACAGCAAAGCCATGCCAATCAACCGCAGGTGCGAAGATGCCTGCGGGCCAAGAATTTTCTGGAGGTTCATAGTTCGGTACACCGCGCACTTGCGCTCCTTGTCCATCCATATGCCGTAGAGCGGGCAATGGTTGCAAGCTGCATCGACTATAGCGACAAGCGCAGATGGCTGTGCAGGCCGCCCCACACGGGCGACTGCGCAACAGGGGCATGCGCGCACCCGGTTGCCCGCTCCATGAAATATTTATGAAAACAGCATCCAGCGCCCACCAATAAAGCACTGTCAGCTATCAAATTATTGTCTTCATACCCCAGAAACCGCCCACAGCAATTGTCACGCGCATAACGCGGCACGCAACCCCTTTCTCGTTATAGTGGCCGCTGCACTATTGCATCCCCCACTGGAGACAACCATGTTCAACCACATCATGCTGGGCGCCAGCGATCTGGAAAAATCCCGCCAGTTCTACGACGCCTTTCTGGGCGTACTGGGCGTGCCGCCTGGCAATGCCAACAAGAACCGCTATTTCTGGCGCGGCAATGGCGGCACGTTTGGCGTCGGCACCCCCATCAACGGCCAACCAGCCACCTTTGGCAATGGCAGCACCACAGGTTTTGCCGCCACCAGCCCCGAGCAAGTGAATGCCGCGCACGCCGCAGGCCTTGCCAACGGCGGTGTGACCTGCGAAGACCCGCCCGGCTGGCGCGGCGAAGGGCCTGGCGCCCTGTATCTGGCCTATCTGCGCGATCCGGACGGCAACAAGCTGTGCCTGGCACATCGCAAACCCAAGGAGTGATTTGCCTGTCTTTCGATAGCAATCTTTCCAGACAGGACGGGCGGTAACGCCCGTTTTTTACTGCCGGGTAGCTCCTGTGCCAGCACAGACCGCCATGGTTTCGCAAGAAATACCGCAGCGCGCCGCCAGTATCGCCATCTGCGCCATACTGCCCGCTCAGCGCTCCGCCCGGCAGCGCTCAGCAGCAAAGGACGATGGTGCAATCAGCGGACAAGGGATGGTTTGACGAGGCGTATTACCAGCGCTTTTATTTCGACAAGAAAACCAGTGTCGTCGATCCGGCCCATGCCGCGCGTCTGGGCGCCTTTGTCTGCAGTTACCTGCAATATGTGCGGGTGCCGGTACGCCGTGTGCTCGATGTGGGCTGCGGAATCGGCCTGTGGCGTGATGCGATTGCGGAGCACTTTCCCTCTGCCAGCTACCACGGTGTGGAACTGAGCGAATATCTGTGCCAGCGCTATGGTTGGGAGCGCGGCTCCGTCGTCGACTACCAGCCCGCCGAGGGCGAGCCGTTTGACCTGGTCATCTGCCAGGGCGTGCTGCCGTACCTGAGCCCCACCGATCTGAAGCTGGCGCTGGACAATCTGGGGCGCCTGTCCTGCGGCGCCCTGTATGTGGAAGCCGTGGCCCGCGAAGACTATGAACGCGACATCATCGACGACACGCTCACCGATCCGCGCCTGTTCCGCCACCGCGCCGCCTTGTACCGGCGCGGGCTGGCCCAGGGCTTTACCGAGCTCGGCGGTGGCGTATGGCTGAGCCGCCGTGCCGAGGTGCCACTGTTCGCGCTGGAAGCGCTGAGCGACTGAGAAATCTGCCCCCAAGCAGACCAGACTGCCCAGCACCCCGTCGCGGCCAGGCCTCTTTGGCCACGCCAAAGCCGCTTGAATTTCCTGGGCTGCAAAGGGCGACGACAATAGCGGCCGTGTCTTCTGCCCCTGCCCCCCACCCCGCCGTCCTCCCCCACGCCGTATCGCGCCTGCGTACCGAACGCCAGTCGCGCAGTACGCGGCCGTTTCTGGCACGTGGCGGCCCCAAGGGAGAACGGTGTGAAGGATGCAGGCTGCGCCCCAGCCATTGCATCTGCGCGCTGCGCCCCACCCAGCCCACCCATGCGGGCGTGTGCCTTCTGATGCATGATGCCGAGCCGCTCAAGCCCAGCAACACCGGGTGGCTGATCGCCGACGTGGTGGCCGAGACCCATGCATTCGGTTGGTCGCGCACGGAAGAGAACCCCGCATTGACCGCACTGCTGAGCGATCCGCAGTGGCAGCCTTATGTCGTCTTTCCCGAAGAGTTCGTGCAGCCCGCCAGCCGTGTCGTGCGGACGGTGCCCAAACCGTCAGATGCTATGAATTTTGACGGACTAGCGCACACCGGGCGTGCGCCAGCGGCAAATTTTGGCAAAAGGCCACTGTTCATCCTGCTCGACGCCACCTGGCCGGAAGCCCGCAAGATGTTCCGCAAAAGCCCTCGGCTCGACGGCTTCCCCGTGCTCAGCCTCCACCCGGACCAGATTTCTCGCTACCAGCTGCGTCGCTCCAAAAGAGACGACCACTTCTGCACCGCTGAGGTGGCTGCGCTGTGTCTGGATCTGGCCGGCGACCTGCGTGCTGCGCAGACGCTCGAGGCCTATCTGGATGTCTACACCCATCACTACCTGCAGGCCAAGCACCAATTGCCACCCGATTGGAGCAGCCAAGCACACCGGCAATTGGCGGCATTGCGTATCGTCAGCGGCAGCAGCAGCGGTGATACCGATCGCTATCAAAATAATAGTTGATGCGTACTACTGGTGAGCGCTGGCAGCCGGAATCTGCAAAACCAGTCAGTCCAGGGCAAATCCCTTTTCCGTCAGTTGCACCTCACCATTGGGCCCTGTCTGCAGCCAGCCTTGCTCCCGTGCATAGGCCAGCGCCTGCTGCTGGTCCTTCGCGCTGAACTGGTGACGGTCCAGGTCGTGCTGGAGCACCTGGGGGTCGAGTCCTTCGCCTGCACGCAGGCTTTGCTCGCTCACCAGCAGGTACAGAATGTGCCTGGCCTTCTTTTGGATGTCTTCGGGGATGGTCATGGTGTGGGCTTTCCTCTCCGGTCATTACCGCACGGCTGCTGTTGCGAGCAGCCGTGCAAGGCATCAGCGGGCCTTGTTCATCCAGTCCGACAGTTCATCGGCGTGTTCCTGCTCCTGCTCCAGAATCTGCTCGATCAATCGGCGCGTGGTGTGATCCTTGTCGCCGATCAGATCGATCATCTGCGTGTAGGCCTCGATGGCCACACGCTCGGCCACCAGGTTGGAGCGAATCATCGCATGCAGATCCAGCTGCTCGTTGTAATCGGCGTGGCTGCGGTTGGTGAGGGTGTCGGGGTTCAGGTCGGGTTCGCCGCCCAGTTGCACGATGCGCGTGCAGATCCGGTCGGCATGCGATTGCTCTTCATTGGCGTGCACGAGAAACTCGTCCGCCACGGCGGGGGATTCCAGACCCGTCGCCGTGAAATGGTGGCGCTTGTAACGCAGCACGCAGACCAGCTCGGTCGCCAGCGCATCGTTGAGCAGTTTGATGATGTCTTCGCGGTAGGGTGAGGCATCGGGGAGCACCGCACCCTCATTCAGACTTTTCTTGGCTGCGTCGAGTCGGGCCTGGTCCAGGGTGAGTGTGATTTTCTTGGTTTGTGGCATCGTAGGTTCCTCCATGGGATTGGATTCGCTTGAAAACCAGTGGGTGTTTTCAAGCACGGCACCTATCGAACATAGCCCGCCACCCTATCGCTGTCTGTGAGACAAGACCGACTGTGCGTGCCCTTCTGATTCAGAAACCTGCGCCGGGCTGGGACAGATAGAACAGCTCATCGGGCGTGCTGGTCCGCCCCAGCACTGCATTGCGGTGCGGAAAGCGGCCAAAGCGTGCAATCACCTCCTGGTGGCGCCAGGCATAGTCCAGCGTGCCCTGCAGAAACTGCACTAGATCGGTGTCAACACCTGCTGCCTTTGCCAACGCGGCAAAGGCCAGCACGCTGCGCCGCTGCATGGCAGGGTCTTCCGCATGCTCCAGCGGCAGGTAGACGAAGATGCGCAGCACCTCGGGCAGATGCAGGTCCTCGCCCGACTCGATGGCGCCCAGCGCCAGTTCCAGCGCCCGCCGGTCACCTGCGAATGCCTGGGGTGTGCCACGGTGGATATTGCGAGTGAACTGGTCGAGCAACAGGATCAGCGCCAGCCGGCCCCAAGGCTCCGTGGCCCAGCCGTCCAATTGCCCATCCAGCGCCGCCTGCACGGCAGCACCAAAGCGCTGCCGCATCTCGGCATCGAAGGCGTCGGACTTGGTGAACCATTGCTGGCGCTGCTGCAGCGCCTGTGCATTGTCCGGGCGCGCGGTGCCGAGCCAGAACTGCAGTACGTCGTCAGCGCCTGTCGGGGCAGGCCTGTCGTGATGGGAGAAAGAAGGATTTGGCATGCATGGGTTATACCTTGGCGCCACCAAATGCTGTCTGGCTGCAGATACAAAACCACTTCGGCCCTCATGCCGTAGGCATGGGGCCGAAGTTTGCTGAGGCGGATTTGGCGAGAAGTCGGGCTGTGGCAATCGCCCGGCCCACCCTGCTATCGGTCGTCTTCAGGGAGCATGGCGCCTCCCTGCACCGGCTGCCCATCGGCGTCGGTGATGCGCATCACCATCAGCTCTGGCGTGGTGTCCGGGTCGGCTCCGCCATCGCCTTCGATACCTCGGGAGGCAGCGTAGAACCCGGTGGAGAAACGGATGACCGGGGTGTCCACCCCCACCTGTGCAGGCGCGCA contains:
- a CDS encoding tRNA-uridine aminocarboxypropyltransferase produces the protein MSSAPAPHPAVLPHAVSRLRTERQSRSTRPFLARGGPKGERCEGCRLRPSHCICALRPTQPTHAGVCLLMHDAEPLKPSNTGWLIADVVAETHAFGWSRTEENPALTALLSDPQWQPYVVFPEEFVQPASRVVRTVPKPSDAMNFDGLAHTGRAPAANFGKRPLFILLDATWPEARKMFRKSPRLDGFPVLSLHPDQISRYQLRRSKRDDHFCTAEVAALCLDLAGDLRAAQTLEAYLDVYTHHYLQAKHQLPPDWSSQAHRQLAALRIVSGSSSGDTDRYQNNS
- a CDS encoding ferritin-like domain-containing protein is translated as MPQTKKITLTLDQARLDAAKKSLNEGAVLPDASPYREDIIKLLNDALATELVCVLRYKRHHFTATGLESPAVADEFLVHANEEQSHADRICTRIVQLGGEPDLNPDTLTNRSHADYNEQLDLHAMIRSNLVAERVAIEAYTQMIDLIGDKDHTTRRLIEQILEQEQEHADELSDWMNKAR
- a CDS encoding DUF924 family protein, whose amino-acid sequence is MPNPSFSHHDRPAPTGADDVLQFWLGTARPDNAQALQQRQQWFTKSDAFDAEMRQRFGAAVQAALDGQLDGWATEPWGRLALILLLDQFTRNIHRGTPQAFAGDRRALELALGAIESGEDLHLPEVLRIFVYLPLEHAEDPAMQRRSVLAFAALAKAAGVDTDLVQFLQGTLDYAWRHQEVIARFGRFPHRNAVLGRTSTPDELFYLSQPGAGF